The sequence GAAAAAGCTTAAATACGCGAGCATCGCGGCGCCCGCGCCCATCTTAATTAATTCGGAACGCATGCCAGTGCGATCGGCCACCTTCGCCCACACATTGGGTGCCACGATACGCGTCGCCATTAAAATCGCGAGTAAAAAACCGATTTCTTGAGGATTAAATCCTCGGTTTTCAAAGAAGACCCCAAGGTAGGGGATCATAGTACCGAGAATTGAAAAGAAGAAAAAATAACAAGCACATAGCCAGCGTAATTGCTGGCTTGTGCTAGAGATTGTAAGCATTAACGCATTCCATTTATTGCACAGTTATCACAGCCGCTATGTATTACTGTTGTCTTATGCCGGCTGTTTCATACGGCCTATCTCATACCAAGAATCGGTGTATGACTACGGACATGCTGATTTTGCGCTCTATGTCTTAACAGATGATCCATCAACACAATCGCCAGCATCGCTTCGGCGATTGGTACGGCGCGGATCCCGACACAGGGATCGTGACGACCTTTAGTCACCACTTCCGCCATTTCTCCTTGGGCCGTCATGCTTTGGCCCGGCACACTGATACTCGAGGTCGGTTTTAATGCGATATGAGCAATAATCGGTTGACCCGATGAGATGCCGCCGAGGATGCCGCCCGCATGATTAGATTCAAAACCCTGCGGCGACATTAAATCGCGCCCTTCTGAGCCCTTTTGCGTCACAACCCCAAAACCATCACCGATTTCCACGCCTTTTACGGCGTTAATGCCCATTAAAGCATGGGCGATGTCGGCATCGAGCCTATCGAACACGGGTTCACCCAGTCCAACTGGCACATTAGTCGCCACCACCGAAATTTTGGCGCCAATGGAATCACCGGATTTTTTCAGCTCGCGCATATATTCATCCAGCGCCTCGAGCTTACTCGCATCGGGGAAGAAAAAGGCGTTCTGCTCGATTTGACTAAAATCGAGGGTCTCGGCGCAAATCGGCCCAAGTTGCGACATATAACCTTGGATACTAATGCCATGCACTTGTTTTAAATATTTTTTCGCCACGGCACCCGCAGCAACGCGCATCGCGGTTTCACGGGCGGATGAGCGGCCGCCACCACGGTAATCACGCAAGCCATACTTTTGCTGATAAGTGTAATCTGCGTGGCCTGGGCGGAATAAATCTTTGATATTAGAATAATCTTGGCTGCGCTGATCGGTATTTTCAATCAACAAACCAATGGAGGTTCCCGTAGTTTTGCCTTCAAACACACCGGATAAGATCCGTACTTCATCAGGCTCACGGCGGGCGGTGGTATAACGGGATGTACCAGGACGACGACGGTCTAAATCATGTTGCATATCGGCTTCGGTGAGTTCGAGCCCTGGGGGGCAACCATCAATAATACAACCGAGTGCCACACCGTGACTTTCACCAAAGGTAGTCACCACAAAATTTTGACCAATACTGTTTCCAGACATCCGCTTTTTACACCTTAAATGATTTGCTTCTCGCTCCGCGCCCAGCAATGGCTGGACAATTCTTTTTCCCGCTGCAAGCCTAACTGGCAGCGGGAAAAGACTCAACCTAATTTATGTGCTTATTGTGATTATTGCGCATCGCGATAAATAGCAAAAAGCGATTGATGTTCGATCAATTGATCACGAGTCAGGACAAACACACCGTCGCCGCCGTTTTCAAAGTTAACCCA comes from Shewanella oneidensis MR-1 and encodes:
- the aroC gene encoding chorismate synthase, with translation MSGNSIGQNFVVTTFGESHGVALGCIIDGCPPGLELTEADMQHDLDRRRPGTSRYTTARREPDEVRILSGVFEGKTTGTSIGLLIENTDQRSQDYSNIKDLFRPGHADYTYQQKYGLRDYRGGGRSSARETAMRVAAGAVAKKYLKQVHGISIQGYMSQLGPICAETLDFSQIEQNAFFFPDASKLEALDEYMRELKKSGDSIGAKISVVATNVPVGLGEPVFDRLDADIAHALMGINAVKGVEIGDGFGVVTQKGSEGRDLMSPQGFESNHAGGILGGISSGQPIIAHIALKPTSSISVPGQSMTAQGEMAEVVTKGRHDPCVGIRAVPIAEAMLAIVLMDHLLRHRAQNQHVRSHTPILGMR